In Opitutus sp. ER46, the following are encoded in one genomic region:
- a CDS encoding fucose isomerase, with product MKTVLLVASGDLRQSANEVCWPAQHAMEQSLARAVTKLGCKLVRAHPYKPDLQHGFIASQKEGMEVFSRIDPEAPLIVAEAVWQYSHHVLPGLISHRGPILTVANWSGQWPGLVGMLNLNGSLTKAGVRYSTLWSEDFTDAFFLGGLERWLRTGTCRHRLTHVHPFSAARVPKEAQAVARPIAEDLRRNKSIMGVFDEGCMGMFNAIIPDRLLFSTGVYKERLSQSALYYATTFVPDDDALAVYEWLQAKGLKFHFGRDEATELTENQVLAQCRLYVAALRLADDFGCEAIGIQYQQGLKDLLPASDLAEGLLNNASRPPVKNAAGQVIRRGAPLTHFNEADECAGLDGIFTSRVHRALRQPVENTLHDLRWGDWDRSGSTKDYVWVLLISGAAPAAHHIGGYRGSESYRQPPMYFRLGGGTLCGVAHPGEIVWSRIYVEDDRLKLDLGRGRVARLPKAETERRWKATCAEWPIMHAVTYGVSRDQMMARHKANHVHVAYANSAAEADLAAYAKAALANELGLEVNFCGTKADGAAF from the coding sequence ATGAAAACCGTTCTCTTGGTCGCGAGTGGCGACCTTCGTCAGTCGGCCAATGAAGTCTGCTGGCCTGCGCAGCACGCGATGGAGCAGTCATTGGCTCGGGCGGTGACCAAGCTCGGGTGCAAGCTGGTCCGGGCGCATCCCTACAAACCCGATCTGCAGCACGGATTCATCGCCTCGCAGAAGGAAGGTATGGAAGTGTTTTCCCGGATCGATCCGGAGGCGCCCTTGATCGTGGCGGAGGCGGTCTGGCAATACTCGCATCATGTGCTGCCCGGCCTGATCTCCCATCGCGGACCGATCCTCACTGTCGCGAACTGGAGCGGCCAGTGGCCGGGCCTCGTCGGCATGCTGAATCTCAACGGCTCGCTGACGAAGGCCGGCGTCCGCTACTCGACGCTCTGGAGCGAGGACTTCACGGATGCGTTCTTCCTCGGAGGGCTGGAGCGCTGGCTCCGGACCGGGACTTGCCGCCATCGCCTGACGCATGTGCACCCGTTCTCGGCGGCGCGGGTGCCGAAGGAGGCGCAGGCCGTGGCGCGGCCGATCGCCGAGGACCTTCGTCGCAACAAGAGCATCATGGGCGTGTTCGACGAAGGCTGCATGGGCATGTTCAACGCGATCATCCCGGACCGCCTCCTGTTCTCGACCGGCGTGTACAAGGAACGCCTGTCGCAGTCGGCGTTGTACTACGCGACCACCTTTGTGCCCGATGACGACGCGCTGGCGGTTTACGAGTGGCTCCAGGCCAAGGGGCTGAAATTCCACTTTGGCCGGGACGAAGCGACGGAGCTGACGGAGAACCAGGTGCTGGCGCAGTGCCGGCTGTACGTCGCGGCGCTGCGCCTCGCCGACGACTTCGGCTGCGAGGCGATCGGCATCCAGTACCAGCAAGGGTTGAAGGACCTCCTTCCGGCCAGCGACCTGGCCGAGGGTTTGCTGAACAACGCGAGCCGGCCGCCGGTGAAGAATGCTGCCGGCCAGGTGATCCGCCGCGGCGCGCCGCTTACGCATTTCAACGAGGCTGACGAATGCGCCGGGCTCGATGGCATCTTCACGAGCCGCGTCCACCGCGCGCTCCGCCAGCCGGTGGAGAACACGCTGCACGACCTCCGCTGGGGCGACTGGGATCGGAGCGGCTCCACCAAGGATTACGTCTGGGTTCTCCTGATCTCCGGCGCCGCCCCGGCGGCGCATCACATCGGCGGCTATCGCGGCAGTGAATCGTACCGCCAGCCGCCGATGTACTTCCGGCTGGGCGGCGGCACGCTGTGCGGCGTGGCGCATCCGGGCGAAATCGTCTGGAGCCGCATCTACGTCGAGGACGACCGGCTCAAGCTCGACCTCGGTCGCGGCCGGGTGGCGAGGTTGCCCAAGGCCGAGACGGAGCGGCGCTGGAAGGCAACCTGCGCCGAATGGCCGATCATGCATGCGGTGACCTACGGTGTCTCGCGGGACCAGATGATGGCGCGTCACAAGGCCAACCACGTCCACGTCGCCTATGCCAACAGCGCGGCGGAGGCGGATCTCGCGGCCTACGCCAAGGCGGCGCTGGCGAACGAGCTCGGGCTCGAGGTCAACTTCTGCGGAACCAAGGCGGATGGCGCTGCGTTTTAA
- a CDS encoding FGGY-family carbohydrate kinase: MKYFLGLDVGTGSARAGVFTGKGVRLGSASAPIRLWKPAPDHVEQSSEDIWRACRVAVQQALRAAGLNGDAIDGIGFDATCSLVAIDAEGKPVSISTTGRAEQNVMVWMDHRATAQAERINATRHAVLRYVGGAVSPEMQTPKLLWLKESLPTHWRRTAQFFDLADYLTYRATGDATRSLCTVVCKWTYLGHAGLDGSGWDRDFFRQVGLDELVDDGFARIGARIRPMGQPLGRGLTATAARELGLRAGTPVGVGIIDAHAGGIGLLGTSAGQGRLRAADLNRRLALIGGTSSCHMAVSREPRFVRGIWGPYYSAMLPGFWLTEGGQSATGALIDHIVFSHAAAGVLKLEARRQSRTVYEVLNARVEALGKAAGLPSSSLLTRELHVLPDFHGNRSPRSDPTLRGVVSGLSLSATLDDLARLYLATIQAVAYGTRHIIAEMNRKGYAIDTVLVCGGGSKNPLFLREHATITGCRLILPREPESVLLGSAILGAAAAGGGKLPALMVAMSGEGRAVEPAGGAVAGYHEAKYRVFHRLHRDFLAARRLMQAR; the protein is encoded by the coding sequence ATGAAGTACTTTCTTGGCCTTGATGTGGGAACAGGAAGCGCCCGGGCCGGTGTTTTCACCGGCAAGGGCGTGCGGCTGGGTTCGGCCAGCGCACCGATTCGCCTGTGGAAGCCGGCGCCGGACCACGTCGAGCAATCGAGCGAGGATATCTGGCGCGCGTGCCGGGTCGCGGTGCAACAGGCGCTGCGTGCAGCGGGGCTCAACGGCGATGCGATCGACGGCATCGGCTTTGATGCGACCTGTTCGCTCGTGGCGATCGACGCCGAGGGGAAGCCCGTGTCCATCAGCACCACCGGACGCGCCGAGCAGAACGTGATGGTCTGGATGGATCATCGTGCGACCGCGCAGGCGGAGCGGATCAACGCCACGCGGCATGCAGTCCTGCGTTACGTCGGCGGTGCGGTTTCGCCGGAAATGCAGACCCCGAAGCTCCTTTGGCTGAAGGAGAGTCTGCCGACCCACTGGAGACGGACGGCGCAGTTTTTCGACTTGGCCGACTACCTGACCTATCGCGCCACGGGCGACGCCACGCGGTCGCTGTGTACCGTCGTCTGCAAATGGACTTATCTCGGCCACGCCGGACTTGATGGCTCGGGTTGGGATCGGGACTTCTTCCGCCAGGTGGGACTGGACGAACTGGTGGACGACGGGTTTGCGCGGATCGGAGCGCGGATCCGCCCGATGGGACAACCTCTGGGCCGTGGGCTTACCGCGACCGCGGCCCGCGAACTCGGGCTGCGGGCCGGCACGCCCGTCGGCGTCGGTATCATCGATGCGCATGCGGGCGGGATCGGGCTGCTCGGGACCAGCGCGGGCCAAGGGCGGCTCCGCGCGGCGGACCTCAACCGCCGGCTCGCGCTGATCGGCGGCACGTCGTCCTGTCACATGGCGGTCTCACGCGAGCCGCGTTTCGTGCGAGGAATCTGGGGGCCCTACTATTCGGCGATGCTGCCCGGGTTTTGGCTGACCGAAGGCGGGCAGTCCGCGACCGGCGCGCTGATCGATCACATCGTCTTTTCCCATGCTGCGGCCGGGGTGCTCAAGCTGGAGGCCCGGCGGCAGTCGCGAACCGTGTACGAAGTGCTCAACGCGCGGGTCGAGGCTCTGGGCAAAGCCGCCGGTCTGCCCTCCTCGTCGTTGCTCACGCGCGAGTTGCACGTCCTGCCCGACTTCCATGGCAACCGCTCGCCGCGGAGCGATCCGACGCTCCGTGGCGTGGTGTCCGGCCTGTCGCTGTCCGCCACGCTCGACGACCTTGCCCGGCTGTATCTGGCGACGATCCAGGCCGTGGCCTACGGCACCCGGCACATCATCGCGGAGATGAACCGGAAGGGCTACGCGATCGACACCGTCCTCGTCTGTGGCGGCGGGAGCAAAAATCCCCTTTTCCTGCGCGAGCATGCCACCATCACCGGTTGCCGGCTGATTCTGCCGCGGGAGCCGGAGTCTGTCCTGCTCGGCTCCGCCATCCTCGGCGCGGCGGCGGCCGGCGGCGGAAAACTGCCGGCGCTAATGGTGGCGATGTCGGGCGAGGGGAGGGCGGTCGAGCCGGCCGGCGGAGCGGTCGCCGGGTACCACGAAGCCAAATATCGCGTTTTTCACCGGCTGCACCGCGACTTCCTCGCGGCGCGGCGCCTGATGCAAGCCAGGTGA